From the Chloroflexus aurantiacus J-10-fl genome, one window contains:
- the argH gene encoding argininosuccinate lyase → MEHRLWGGRFSEPTAAEMRRFNDSFHFDVRLAEVDIAGSIAWAGALLQAGLINETEHADLVRGLELVRAEFANGSFVAAAGDEDIHTAVERRLRELIGDAALKLHTGRSRNDQVATDMRLYTIGIARQLDRRLRDLQLALLAQAEQHTATVMPGYTHLQRAQPITFGHWCLAYVEMFARDRSRLNDAIRRMRVLPLGAGALAGNSLGVERERLTELLDEFDELSANSLDAVSDRDFVAEVLFACALIGVHLSRLAEDVILYASAEFGFLELADAYSTGSSLMPQKKNPDSMELLRGKSGRLLGNLVALLTVLKGLPLTYNKDMQEDKEPLFDSFDTLDLGLQVAAAAIATMTVRPERMAAALDDAMLATDLADELVRRGVPFRVAHSKVGQLVQRALTRGVSLRQLPLADYQAVEPSLDASIYDVFDMQRSVAQKASYGGTAPQRVREQCARWRDSLLNDE, encoded by the coding sequence ATGGAACACCGGCTTTGGGGTGGACGTTTCAGTGAACCGACAGCGGCGGAGATGCGTCGCTTCAACGACTCCTTCCATTTTGATGTCCGTTTGGCCGAGGTCGATATTGCCGGCAGTATCGCCTGGGCCGGTGCCCTATTGCAGGCCGGTCTGATTAATGAAACCGAACACGCCGACCTCGTGCGCGGGCTGGAACTGGTGCGGGCCGAATTCGCGAACGGGAGCTTCGTGGCCGCAGCGGGTGACGAAGACATTCATACCGCTGTTGAGCGGCGCCTGCGCGAGTTAATCGGCGATGCGGCGCTCAAGCTACACACCGGGCGCTCACGCAACGATCAGGTGGCAACCGATATGCGCCTCTACACTATCGGGATTGCGCGCCAGCTTGATCGGCGTCTGCGCGATCTGCAACTTGCTCTGCTGGCCCAGGCCGAACAACACACTGCCACGGTGATGCCGGGTTATACCCATCTTCAGCGTGCGCAACCGATCACCTTTGGGCATTGGTGTCTGGCGTATGTTGAGATGTTTGCCCGTGACCGGAGTCGTCTGAACGATGCCATCCGCCGGATGCGTGTACTGCCTCTCGGTGCCGGTGCGTTGGCCGGTAATTCACTCGGCGTCGAACGCGAGCGCCTGACCGAGTTGCTCGATGAATTTGATGAGCTGTCCGCCAACTCACTCGATGCAGTCAGTGATCGTGATTTTGTTGCCGAAGTGCTCTTTGCCTGTGCCTTAATCGGTGTCCACCTGAGCCGATTGGCCGAAGATGTGATCCTCTACGCCAGTGCTGAATTTGGCTTTCTCGAACTGGCTGATGCCTACAGTACCGGCTCAAGTCTGATGCCACAAAAGAAGAATCCCGATAGTATGGAATTGCTGCGCGGCAAAAGTGGTCGCCTGCTGGGCAACCTTGTCGCCTTGCTGACGGTCCTGAAAGGGTTGCCGCTGACCTACAACAAAGACATGCAAGAGGACAAAGAACCGCTCTTTGACAGTTTTGATACGCTCGATCTGGGTTTGCAGGTAGCCGCAGCGGCCATTGCGACCATGACAGTACGGCCTGAGCGCATGGCAGCAGCGCTCGACGATGCCATGCTGGCCACCGATCTGGCCGACGAGCTGGTGCGGCGTGGCGTACCGTTCCGCGTTGCCCACAGCAAGGTTGGTCAACTGGTACAGCGCGCACTGACCCGTGGGGTAAGCCTGCGGCAGCTTCCCCTTGCGGATTACCAGGCCGTCGAGCCATCGCTCGATGCGAGCATTTATGATGTGTTCGACATGCAGCGCAGCGTCGCGCAAAAAGCCAGTTACGGCGGGACTGCACCACAGCGGGTTCGCGAACAGTGTGCTCGCTGGCGTGACAGTTTGTTGAATGATGAATAG
- the argJ gene encoding bifunctional glutamate N-acetyltransferase/amino-acid acetyltransferase ArgJ, with amino-acid sequence MVTFLADGHVTSPRGWRAGVAACGIKYANRDDLALLVSDYPATAAAVFTTNAVKAAPVRYDMALMAQGHDLRAVVINAGNANACTGSDGDAAAAAMAQAVEQALDLPPQSVFVMSTGTIGVPMPVEKIVRGIAVAASHLSQDHGPAAARAIMTTDTRPKYCAVAVTLPDGQVITIGGMAKGAGMIHPNMATMLAVVTTDATVPRAVLDQALRRALEVSFNSISIDGDTSTNDTLLVMANGASPAPPITDLDSPAGSAFYAGLVAVCQHLAHAIVRDGEGATRFVTITVRGAVNDAEAKVAAMTIARSPLVKTALFGADPNWGRVLCAIGYSGATVDPDRVVLSFGGMRVLENGLPLPFDEKAAHQLLDVPEITIDADLGLGDGQATVWTCDFSYDYVRINAEYRT; translated from the coding sequence ATGGTAACGTTTCTCGCCGATGGTCATGTGACCAGTCCACGCGGCTGGCGTGCCGGGGTGGCAGCGTGTGGGATCAAATACGCCAATCGCGACGATCTGGCGCTGCTGGTGAGCGATTATCCGGCGACGGCGGCAGCCGTCTTTACCACGAATGCGGTTAAGGCTGCACCGGTGCGCTACGATATGGCGCTGATGGCGCAGGGCCACGATCTGCGTGCCGTTGTGATTAATGCCGGTAATGCCAATGCCTGTACCGGGAGTGATGGCGATGCCGCCGCCGCTGCGATGGCTCAGGCTGTCGAACAGGCGCTGGATTTGCCGCCCCAAAGCGTTTTTGTTATGTCTACCGGAACGATTGGCGTTCCCATGCCGGTTGAGAAGATTGTGCGCGGGATCGCCGTCGCTGCTTCCCACTTGAGTCAGGATCACGGCCCGGCGGCTGCGCGGGCGATCATGACCACCGATACCCGCCCCAAGTATTGCGCAGTGGCGGTTACGCTCCCTGATGGTCAGGTGATCACAATTGGTGGGATGGCTAAGGGGGCCGGGATGATCCATCCCAATATGGCGACAATGCTGGCGGTGGTCACAACCGATGCGACCGTACCACGGGCGGTACTCGACCAGGCGCTTCGCCGGGCGCTAGAGGTGAGCTTCAACAGCATCAGCATTGATGGCGATACCAGCACCAACGATACGCTGCTGGTTATGGCAAACGGTGCCAGCCCGGCACCACCCATTACTGACCTCGACTCCCCTGCCGGTTCGGCCTTTTACGCCGGTCTGGTCGCAGTGTGTCAGCATCTTGCCCACGCGATTGTGCGTGATGGCGAAGGAGCCACTCGTTTTGTGACTATCACGGTGCGAGGGGCGGTGAACGATGCCGAAGCAAAGGTGGCGGCTATGACTATCGCCCGCTCGCCGCTGGTCAAGACGGCGCTGTTCGGCGCCGATCCCAACTGGGGGCGTGTCTTGTGTGCGATTGGCTATTCAGGGGCGACCGTAGACCCCGACCGGGTGGTGCTGTCGTTTGGGGGGATGCGCGTGTTGGAAAATGGTCTGCCATTACCTTTTGATGAGAAGGCAGCGCATCAGTTGCTCGATGTCCCTGAAATTACTATCGACGCCGACCTCGGCCTCGGTGATGGGCAGGCGACCGTGTGGACGTGCGATTTTAGCTACGACTATGTGCGGATTAATGCCGAATACCGCACGTGA
- a CDS encoding histidine phosphatase family protein encodes MTHLYLIRHGESVANVQPIVAGMRGDAGLTKRGIAQAERLRDRLATSGEIKADVLISSTLPRARQTAEIIQPALGLPIIFDDDVQELRVGEADGMTNQEAWALFGVPDFDRYPLRPIAPGGESWGDFTLRVSRALTRITTEYEGKTIVVVCHGGVIDCSFIHFFRMPSLVVPPIDFHTRNTSITWWERVNRRHQQLWRLNSYNDIAHLQGIGAVESVRWEDTHPASPVPTEE; translated from the coding sequence ATGACACACTTATATCTGATCCGTCACGGTGAGTCGGTCGCTAATGTTCAACCAATTGTTGCCGGCATGCGCGGAGATGCCGGGCTTACCAAACGTGGGATCGCGCAGGCCGAACGACTGCGTGACCGGCTGGCAACCAGCGGTGAGATCAAAGCCGATGTGCTGATTTCATCCACCTTGCCGCGTGCCCGCCAGACTGCCGAGATTATTCAGCCTGCCCTGGGGCTGCCCATCATCTTCGATGATGACGTGCAGGAGTTGCGGGTTGGTGAAGCCGATGGCATGACGAACCAGGAAGCCTGGGCGTTGTTTGGAGTACCGGATTTTGATCGGTATCCGTTGCGTCCGATTGCCCCCGGCGGTGAAAGCTGGGGCGATTTCACCTTGCGGGTGAGCCGGGCGCTGACCCGCATTACCACCGAGTATGAGGGTAAAACGATTGTAGTCGTCTGTCACGGTGGGGTGATCGACTGTTCGTTTATCCACTTCTTCCGTATGCCGAGTCTGGTGGTGCCGCCCATTGATTTTCACACCCGCAATACCAGCATTACCTGGTGGGAGCGCGTGAATCGACGGCATCAACAGCTCTGGCGGCTCAATTCGTACAACGACATCGCCCATTTGCAGGGGATTGGTGCTGTGGAGTCGGTGCGCTGGGAAGACACCCATCCCGCTTCACCGGTACCAACCGAGGAGTGA
- a CDS encoding DNA adenine methylase, with amino-acid sequence MNTRGLPRTVQRVIVPPIKCQGIKTKLTKFILSNISWHGQGRWIEPFLGSGAVLFNVQPDYAIVNDINPHIIRLYQMIYEGKIFPETVRKYLTEEGKKLLLKGEDYYYFVRERFNKSGDPLDFIFLNRSCFNGVMRFNKKGEFNVPFCRKTDRFRQAYITKIVNQITQIRNIMKGKAWEFRIGDWRDCLHHVTPDDFVYLDPPYIGRHTDYYQQWTEHDAAELATVTQHLPCGFALSMWKENRYRQNQHIAQYWNGLIERTVSHFYHVGSTEDLRNEMEEALLIKPGFATAITPSVESDKPLQLTFV; translated from the coding sequence ATGAACACTAGAGGTTTACCACGTACAGTACAACGAGTCATTGTTCCACCAATAAAGTGTCAAGGAATTAAGACTAAACTGACTAAGTTTATTCTAAGTAATATCTCCTGGCACGGTCAGGGACGATGGATTGAGCCATTTTTAGGTTCAGGAGCTGTACTTTTCAATGTTCAGCCCGATTATGCAATTGTAAATGACATCAATCCTCATATCATACGCCTGTATCAGATGATATATGAAGGAAAAATATTTCCTGAAACTGTACGAAAGTATTTGACAGAAGAAGGAAAGAAGCTATTATTAAAAGGCGAAGATTACTACTACTTTGTCAGGGAACGTTTTAACAAAAGTGGTGATCCCTTGGATTTTATTTTCTTGAATCGGTCATGTTTTAACGGTGTCATGCGTTTTAATAAAAAAGGTGAATTTAATGTTCCGTTTTGTCGAAAGACAGATCGCTTTCGTCAGGCATATATCACGAAAATCGTTAATCAAATAACTCAGATTCGTAATATTATGAAAGGCAAAGCGTGGGAGTTTCGGATTGGAGATTGGCGAGATTGCCTGCACCATGTTACGCCGGACGACTTTGTCTACCTTGATCCGCCTTACATTGGCAGACATACAGATTACTATCAACAATGGACTGAACATGATGCGGCTGAGTTAGCAACGGTGACGCAGCATCTGCCTTGTGGCTTTGCGTTGTCTATGTGGAAAGAAAACCGATATCGTCAAAATCAGCACATCGCTCAATATTGGAACGGATTGATCGAGCGGACAGTTTCTCATTTTTATCATGTAGGTTCGACAGAAGACTTACGAAATGAGATGGAAGAAGCATTATTGATAAAACCAGGCTTTGCAACAGCAATTACACCATCAGTAGAATCTGACAAACCACTACAATTGACATTTGTATAA
- a CDS encoding AAA family ATPase — MNTLTVYNFGPITSASVTFSDLTVFVGPQATGKSIFLQLHKLLLDIVPIRNRFKRFNVDWAGKTSHFLELYFGEGMANLYQPEKTQILSNNIAVQLERVISENSRHRQEKEKMFYIPAQRVMSLRDGSTRPFTEYRSGDPFVLREFSETVHNLLQSEFAVSSQLFPPEHRLKKQLRTMLLEHVFGSFGLQIDTEHSVKRIVLSSREGEVKLPYSVWSAGQREFVPLLLGLYWLLPPNRMRRNALEWVVIEEPEMGLHPRAISALLALVLELLARGYKICISTHSPHILDIVWALQIMQKHQGTAQDVLDMLHLSVDQETRKLASSALAKGSKVYFFKRDGNVIDISGLDPGSEDGDESGWGGLTEFSANVGDVVARVVNRSTGGAAFPLQTSQCL; from the coding sequence ATGAACACCCTCACAGTGTATAATTTCGGCCCAATAACATCAGCAAGTGTTACCTTTTCAGATTTGACAGTCTTTGTTGGTCCACAGGCTACAGGTAAAAGTATTTTTCTCCAGTTGCACAAATTACTGCTGGATATTGTTCCGATTCGCAATCGATTCAAGCGTTTCAATGTCGATTGGGCGGGAAAGACGAGTCATTTCCTTGAGTTGTATTTTGGTGAAGGCATGGCTAATCTGTACCAGCCTGAGAAAACACAGATTCTCAGTAATAATATCGCTGTTCAACTAGAAAGAGTCATTTCTGAAAACAGTCGTCATCGGCAAGAGAAAGAGAAGATGTTCTACATCCCTGCGCAACGAGTGATGAGTTTGCGTGATGGATCGACCCGACCATTTACTGAGTACCGTTCAGGTGATCCCTTTGTGTTGCGTGAGTTTAGCGAAACAGTACATAACCTGCTCCAATCAGAATTCGCAGTATCTTCGCAACTGTTCCCACCGGAACATCGCCTCAAAAAGCAATTACGAACTATGCTGCTGGAACATGTTTTTGGTAGCTTTGGGTTACAGATTGATACAGAGCACTCAGTAAAACGCATCGTCCTTAGTAGCAGAGAGGGGGAAGTAAAGCTACCGTATTCAGTGTGGTCAGCAGGTCAGCGCGAGTTTGTACCACTACTACTGGGACTTTATTGGTTGTTGCCGCCTAATCGCATGCGTCGCAATGCGCTGGAGTGGGTTGTTATTGAAGAACCTGAAATGGGTTTGCATCCAAGGGCAATCTCTGCTCTGCTGGCCCTGGTGCTAGAGCTGCTTGCACGTGGCTACAAAATCTGTATTTCGACCCACTCGCCGCATATTCTGGATATCGTTTGGGCATTGCAGATTATGCAAAAGCATCAAGGAACAGCACAGGATGTCCTGGATATGCTCCATCTCTCCGTAGATCAGGAGACAAGAAAACTTGCTTCAAGTGCGTTAGCAAAAGGTTCAAAGGTCTATTTCTTCAAGCGCGATGGAAATGTGATCGATATTTCTGGCCTTGATCCGGGTTCAGAGGATGGTGATGAGTCTGGTTGGGGTGGATTAACGGAATTTAGTGCCAACGTGGGCGATGTGGTTGCACGTGTGGTCAATCGCTCGACCGGAGGGGCTGCGTTTCCCTTGCAAACGAGCCAATGTTTGTGA
- a CDS encoding M24 family metallopeptidase, with protein MSARLSRLVERLVAADYAGAALMPATNLAYLTSLRFHPGKRLTLLLLPANGNPPVMVLPQLELERVRASVPFATQFFAWSDAEGPLKALADGITAAFGATVPDKPLAVEHTVMRVMELRALEAVAPGLRTADLDPLLSELRMVKDAEELALMERAVAIVEQALHTFIRQIRAGLSERTLSRMLSDAILAAGADGESFANMVASGPNAANPHHENSDRILQTGDLVIIDCGAVYQGYHSDITRTIAIGDPGPMARHVYDIVLAANTAGRNACRPGVSGATIDAAARKVIEDAGYGAAFVHRTGHGLGLETHELPNIVAGSDAPLLPGTTFTVEPGIYLPGQFGVRIEDDVVITPDGSRSLTTFPRELIVV; from the coding sequence ATGTCTGCACGTCTGTCCCGCCTGGTAGAGCGTCTGGTTGCCGCAGATTACGCCGGTGCCGCCTTGATGCCGGCTACCAATCTCGCCTATCTCACCAGCCTGCGCTTTCATCCCGGAAAACGGCTCACCCTGCTCTTGCTACCGGCGAACGGTAACCCACCGGTTATGGTGCTGCCCCAGCTCGAACTCGAACGGGTGCGGGCAAGTGTTCCTTTCGCAACCCAATTCTTTGCCTGGAGTGATGCCGAAGGGCCATTGAAGGCATTGGCAGACGGCATCACAGCCGCTTTTGGCGCCACCGTACCAGATAAACCGTTGGCCGTTGAGCACACCGTCATGCGGGTGATGGAGCTGCGGGCATTGGAGGCTGTTGCGCCCGGTCTGCGCACGGCTGATCTTGATCCGCTACTGAGTGAACTACGGATGGTTAAAGATGCCGAAGAGCTGGCGCTTATGGAGCGCGCCGTAGCGATTGTCGAGCAGGCATTGCATACCTTCATCAGACAGATTCGTGCCGGACTGAGCGAGCGAACCCTCTCGCGTATGCTGAGCGACGCCATCCTGGCAGCCGGTGCCGACGGCGAGAGCTTCGCGAATATGGTAGCCAGTGGTCCCAATGCTGCCAATCCTCACCACGAAAACAGTGATCGCATACTGCAAACCGGTGATCTGGTGATTATCGACTGCGGTGCCGTCTACCAGGGTTACCATTCAGACATTACCCGCACGATAGCGATTGGCGATCCCGGCCCCATGGCCCGCCACGTCTACGACATCGTGCTGGCAGCGAACACGGCTGGCCGCAACGCCTGCCGGCCCGGCGTGAGCGGCGCCACGATTGACGCCGCGGCGCGCAAGGTGATCGAGGATGCCGGTTACGGGGCAGCATTTGTTCACCGCACCGGCCATGGCCTCGGCCTGGAAACCCACGAACTGCCCAACATTGTTGCCGGCAGTGATGCACCATTGTTGCCAGGCACCACCTTCACCGTTGAACCAGGCATCTACCTGCCCGGTCAGTTCGGTGTGCGTATAGAAGATGATGTGGTCATCACCCCCGATGGTAGTCGCTCACTGACCACCTTCCCCCGTGAGCTGATTGTGGTGTAG
- a CDS encoding 2-dehydropantoate 2-reductase, with the protein MSVENPMRIAIVGVGGVGGYFGGRLAQAGHDVFFIARGDHLAAMRSHGLRVQSIAGDFWLPDVKATDQPAEVGPVDLVIVGVKGWQVREAAYAMQPLIGPETAVLPLLNGVDAPTELAEVLGAEHVLAGLCRIIAYRAAPGVIVHAGVNPPSIDFGELDNRHTPRLARIQAALEGAGIRAFIPENIHVALWQKFMLICAWSGFGAATRAPIGVWRSLPETRPLVERCLQEVVDVAAARGVMLPDNAVSTMMAFIDSMPYEGTASLQRDIMSGQPSELASQNGALVRLARAAGVPVPVNEMLYAILLPQELAARGQLPTQR; encoded by the coding sequence GTGGTGTCGGCGGCTACTTCGGTGGTCGTCTGGCCCAGGCCGGTCACGACGTTTTCTTTATTGCCCGGGGCGATCATCTGGCAGCTATGCGAAGCCATGGCCTGCGCGTGCAGAGCATTGCCGGCGATTTCTGGTTACCGGACGTGAAGGCAACCGATCAACCCGCCGAGGTAGGCCCGGTTGATCTGGTGATTGTGGGTGTGAAAGGCTGGCAGGTGCGTGAAGCGGCATACGCGATGCAACCGCTGATCGGCCCAGAGACGGCTGTGCTTCCGCTGCTCAATGGGGTCGATGCGCCGACCGAACTGGCAGAGGTACTCGGCGCCGAACATGTGTTGGCCGGCTTGTGCCGCATCATTGCCTATCGGGCTGCACCGGGTGTGATTGTTCATGCCGGAGTCAATCCGCCCTCTATCGATTTCGGTGAACTCGACAATCGCCATACCCCTCGCCTGGCGCGGATTCAGGCCGCACTGGAGGGGGCCGGTATTCGCGCCTTTATCCCCGAAAACATCCACGTTGCGCTCTGGCAGAAGTTCATGCTGATTTGCGCCTGGAGTGGGTTTGGCGCTGCTACCCGCGCCCCGATTGGGGTCTGGCGTTCCCTGCCTGAAACCCGCCCCCTGGTCGAACGTTGTTTGCAAGAGGTGGTTGATGTGGCCGCCGCTCGCGGTGTGATGCTGCCGGACAATGCGGTGAGCACAATGATGGCGTTTATCGATAGCATGCCTTACGAAGGGACAGCCTCGCTGCAGCGCGATATTATGAGCGGCCAGCCTTCAGAACTGGCCAGCCAGAATGGAGCGCTGGTACGCCTGGCGCGTGCCGCCGGTGTTCCGGTGCCGGTCAACGAGATGCTGTACGCTATCTTGCTGCCGCAAGAATTAGCCGCCCGCGGCCAACTACCGACCCAACGTTGA